A genomic segment from Gossypium hirsutum isolate 1008001.06 chromosome D04, Gossypium_hirsutum_v2.1, whole genome shotgun sequence encodes:
- the LOC107955135 gene encoding tropinone reductase homolog At5g06060, translating into MAETANNSKPKNSRWFLNGMTALVTGGTRGIGHAIVEELAGLGASVYTCSRNGDELNKCLKEWESKGFLVNGSVCDASSKDQRLKLIDNVASVFNGKLNILVNNVGTNISKPTVEYTAEEYSKLMSTNFDSSYHFCQLAHPLLKASGKGSIVFISSVAGLTHVDSGSIYAPAKAAMNQLTKNLACEWAKDNIRTNCVAPWYIRTSLVEHLLEKKEFMEKVISRTPLERIGEPEEVSSMVAYLCLPAASYITGQIVSVDGGFTVNGFNR; encoded by the exons ATGGCAGAGACAGCAAACAACTCTAAACCTAAAAACTCAAGATGGTTTCTCAATGGAATGACTGCCCTTGTCACCGGTGGCACTCGAGGAATTGG GCATGCTATAGTGGAAGAACTTGCAGGGCTTGGGGCTTCTGTTTACACATGTTCAAGGAATGGAGATGAGTTGAATAAGTGTTTGAAAGAATGGGAAAGCAAAGGATTTTTGGTTAATGGGTCAGTTTGTGATGCCTCGTCTAAAGACCAAAGGCTGAAACTGATAGACAACGTTGCCTCTGTTTTCAATGGGAAGCTTAACATTCTT GTCAATAATGTGGGAACAAACATCAGTAAGCCAACAGTTGAATACACTGCGGAAGAATATTCAAAGCTGATGTCAACAAACTTCGACTCTTCGTACCATTTCTGCCAACTTGCGCATCCACTTCTAAAAGCATCTGGAAAAGGAAGCATTGTGTTCATTTCGTCTGTTGCAGGTTTAACCCATGTTGACAGTGGATCCATTTATGCACCAGCTAAAG CTGCTATGAATCAGCTCACAAAAAACTTGGCCTGTGAATGGGCCAAGGATAATATCAGGACCAACTGTGTTGCTCCCTGGTACATCAGAACCTCACTTGTTGAACAT TTGCTTGAAAAGAAAGAATTTATGGAAAAAGTAATATCTCGAACACCACTTGAACGGATTGGAGAACCAGAAGAAGTGTCATCAATGGTAGCATACCTTTGCCTTCCGGCTGCTTCTTACATCACTGGACAGATCGTTTCTGTGGATGGAGGATTTACAGTGAATGGCTTCAATCGTTAA